One segment of Natronosalvus halobius DNA contains the following:
- the cofH gene encoding 7,8-didemethyl-8-hydroxy-5-deazariboflavin synthase subunit CofH produces the protein MEPPVTDADLAFEHVPETDQSFENALEKARNGARLTVDDAVELLTTGTDCEGIDRRRKERVLEAADHRRQDVVGDEVTFVANLNNNVTTACNVGCLFCNFKDAAHTFERDYDGLETAGFTKTPAESRETVADAVERGIYEVTSVSGLHPGFALDDEHLEILEAHPDPKAVNYKPPAAYETDPGTYADQLEAMSVDGVHVHSMTPEEGYHARRGTDWSYEEVYGRLQDAGLDTVPGTAAEILVDEVRDVICPGKIRTGDWLEAMEAAANVGLGLTATIMYGHVENEAHRAMHLQEVRDLQERVDGAITEFVPLSFVHQNTPLYEHGVVSGGASRDEDELMIAVSRLFLDNIDHVQSSWVKYGDEGGLKMLACGADDFMGTILSEEITTRAGGEHGEFRSFEDYVDLITSIGRVPVERSTDYRERRVIDPDDPPFGPRLGPKANGTPLLEDERAAAGVESISE, from the coding sequence GGCGCGGAACGGGGCGCGACTCACGGTCGACGACGCCGTCGAGTTGCTCACGACGGGGACCGACTGCGAGGGGATCGACCGCCGGCGCAAGGAGCGGGTGCTCGAGGCGGCCGACCACCGCCGCCAGGACGTCGTCGGCGACGAGGTGACGTTCGTTGCCAACCTCAACAACAACGTCACGACCGCGTGCAACGTCGGCTGTCTCTTCTGTAACTTCAAGGACGCCGCCCACACCTTCGAGCGCGATTACGACGGCCTCGAGACGGCCGGGTTCACCAAGACGCCGGCTGAATCGCGCGAGACCGTCGCTGACGCCGTCGAGCGAGGGATCTACGAGGTGACCTCGGTCTCGGGACTCCACCCCGGATTCGCCCTCGACGACGAGCACCTCGAGATCCTCGAGGCCCACCCGGACCCGAAGGCGGTCAACTACAAACCGCCCGCCGCGTACGAAACGGACCCCGGCACCTACGCCGACCAGCTCGAGGCGATGAGCGTCGACGGCGTCCACGTCCACTCGATGACCCCCGAGGAGGGATACCACGCCCGGCGAGGGACCGACTGGTCCTACGAGGAGGTGTACGGACGACTGCAGGACGCTGGGCTGGATACCGTTCCAGGAACGGCCGCCGAAATCCTCGTCGACGAGGTTCGCGACGTCATCTGTCCCGGGAAAATTCGAACTGGCGACTGGCTCGAAGCCATGGAGGCCGCCGCGAACGTCGGCCTCGGCCTGACGGCGACGATCATGTACGGTCACGTGGAGAACGAGGCTCACCGCGCGATGCACCTGCAGGAAGTTCGCGACCTCCAGGAGCGTGTCGACGGCGCCATCACCGAGTTCGTGCCCCTCTCCTTTGTCCACCAGAACACGCCGCTGTACGAACACGGCGTCGTCTCGGGCGGGGCCAGCCGCGACGAGGACGAATTGATGATCGCCGTCTCGCGGCTCTTTCTCGACAATATCGACCACGTCCAGTCGTCGTGGGTCAAGTACGGCGACGAGGGCGGTCTGAAGATGCTCGCCTGCGGCGCCGACGACTTCATGGGGACGATCCTCTCCGAGGAGATCACGACCCGTGCCGGCGGCGAACACGGCGAGTTCCGATCCTTCGAGGACTACGTCGACCTCATCACCTCGATCGGTCGCGTGCCGGTCGAGCGCTCGACGGACTACCGGGAGCGGCGCGTGATCGACCCCGACGACCCACCGTTCGGGCCGCGACTGGGACCGAAGGCCAACGGGACGCCGCTGCTCGAGGACGAACGTGCCGCCGCTGGCGTGGAATCGATCTCGGAGTAA
- the azf gene encoding NAD-dependent glucose-6-phosphate dehydrogenase Azf translates to MEQSVLLTGAGGRVGTAILDDLANDYDWRLLDREPLTGEYAEAHDCVVADIVDETAVREAMEGADVVIHLAGDPRPEAPWDSVLRNNIDGTQTVLEAAVDAGVEKVVFASSNHAVGAFETDERTPELYRVQDEFRLDGTELPRPGNLYGVSKAAGETLGRYYHDEYGLSVCCVRIGNLTKDHPPIDYERGQAMWLSYRDCAHLFDRTIEADYGYEIVYGISDNDRKYYSLERARDVLGYEPRDNSAAHE, encoded by the coding sequence ATGGAACAGTCAGTCCTGCTCACGGGGGCTGGAGGCCGCGTCGGGACCGCGATCCTCGACGACCTCGCCAACGACTACGACTGGCGGCTGCTCGACCGCGAGCCGCTGACCGGTGAGTACGCCGAGGCCCACGACTGCGTCGTCGCCGACATCGTCGACGAGACGGCCGTCCGCGAGGCCATGGAGGGCGCCGACGTCGTCATCCACCTCGCTGGCGACCCGCGTCCGGAAGCCCCGTGGGACAGCGTATTGCGAAACAACATCGACGGCACCCAGACTGTCCTGGAGGCTGCCGTCGACGCCGGCGTCGAAAAGGTGGTCTTCGCCTCCTCGAACCACGCCGTCGGCGCCTTCGAAACCGACGAGCGGACCCCGGAGCTCTATCGCGTCCAGGACGAGTTCCGTTTGGATGGGACGGAACTCCCTCGCCCCGGCAACCTCTACGGCGTCTCGAAAGCCGCCGGAGAGACCCTCGGCCGGTACTACCACGACGAGTACGGCCTCTCGGTGTGTTGTGTCCGTATCGGGAACCTCACGAAGGACCACCCGCCCATCGATTACGAACGCGGGCAGGCGATGTGGCTCTCCTACCGGGACTGCGCCCACCTCTTCGACCGGACGATCGAGGCCGACTACGGCTACGAGATCGTCTACGGTATCTCGGACAACGACCGCAAGTACTACTCGCTCGAGCGCGCTCGCGATGTACTTGGGTACGAACCGCGGGACAACTCTGCGGCTCACGAGTAA
- a CDS encoding DUF424 domain-containing protein, which translates to MLLVERQTPKGLLVSVCDRNVLGESFEAADGRATLTVTEDFYGEGADAVDEEAVVDGLSRASVANLVGEETVSVAIDAGFVEAEHVLELEGTRHAQFLRM; encoded by the coding sequence ATGTTACTCGTCGAGCGCCAGACGCCTAAAGGCCTGCTCGTCTCGGTCTGTGATCGGAACGTCCTCGGCGAGTCCTTCGAGGCCGCGGACGGTCGTGCCACGCTGACCGTCACCGAAGACTTCTACGGCGAGGGGGCCGACGCGGTCGACGAGGAAGCCGTCGTCGACGGCCTCTCACGGGCGAGCGTCGCCAACCTGGTCGGCGAAGAAACCGTATCGGTGGCGATCGATGCCGGGTTCGTCGAGGCCGAGCACGTCCTCGAGCTCGAGGGGACCCGACACGCCCAGTTCTTGCGGATGTAA
- a CDS encoding tetratricopeptide repeat protein, producing the protein MTDRQEDSDRRHRFSEGAGFDESYEEFDLDPPELDVDPSRVDPIDSRALTDMLDERQIGSEDVDAQELIDVGLSYTQINRYEQATEAFERAAQFTDDPATEQEAWVNKGVAHAELEEYDEAIGAHREALRIAREAEEDAGEYDRSSPEHTATAHTNLAYALWEFGETAEALDHAERAVEVDDRFAEGWYNRAFFLADRGLTEDALHSIDNAIRLGLRNAPVLEEKARILEELGEDEQAEALAEEANELREQAEQQLVEEREQMRE; encoded by the coding sequence ATGACCGACCGCCAGGAGGATTCAGACCGCAGGCACCGCTTCTCAGAGGGGGCCGGCTTCGACGAGTCCTACGAGGAGTTCGACCTCGACCCGCCCGAACTCGACGTCGATCCCTCGCGGGTCGACCCCATCGACTCGCGGGCGCTCACCGACATGCTCGACGAGCGCCAGATCGGAAGCGAGGACGTCGACGCCCAGGAACTGATCGACGTCGGACTCAGCTACACGCAGATCAACCGCTACGAGCAGGCCACCGAGGCCTTCGAGCGCGCCGCCCAGTTCACCGACGACCCCGCCACGGAACAGGAAGCCTGGGTCAACAAGGGGGTCGCCCACGCCGAACTCGAGGAGTACGACGAGGCCATCGGCGCCCACCGCGAAGCCCTCCGCATCGCCCGCGAGGCCGAGGAGGACGCCGGCGAGTACGATCGGTCCTCGCCCGAACACACCGCGACCGCCCACACCAATCTGGCCTACGCCCTCTGGGAGTTCGGCGAGACGGCCGAAGCCCTCGACCACGCCGAACGGGCCGTCGAGGTCGACGACCGCTTCGCCGAGGGCTGGTACAACCGAGCGTTCTTTCTGGCCGACCGGGGCCTCACCGAGGATGCGCTCCACTCCATCGACAACGCGATCAGGCTGGGACTCCGCAACGCGCCGGTTCTCGAGGAGAAAGCCCGGATTCTCGAGGAACTAGGTGAAGACGAGCAGGCCGAGGCGCTCGCCGAGGAGGCGAACGAACTGCGCGAGCAGGCCGAACAGCAACTGGTCGAAGAGCGCGAGCAGATGCGTGAGTGA
- a CDS encoding ornithine cyclodeaminase family protein — protein sequence MQTLLLDSEDVDENAMMADVIGAVEDAFAAYERGDAQMPAKSYIDLPQYNGDFRSMPAYLDAGNWDAAGLKWVNVHPDNPADHDLPTVMGTMIYSDPETAFPLAVMDGTELTMKRTGAAAAVATDYLAVQDATSLGIVGAGVQSYTQLDAIAQIRPIEEVVVSDLDDERVRRFIETYGDDFDVREGSISEAGHCDVLSTVTPVETPIVGPDDVAEHTHINAMGADAEGKHELADDLLRGARIVIDDHKQCTHSGEINVPYNEGVLTDDDIYGEIGQLVVGEKTGRDADTGVTVFDSTGLAIQDVAAAHVVYEQAASNENGSPFDLVGVQE from the coding sequence ATGCAAACGCTCCTGCTGGATAGCGAGGATGTCGACGAGAACGCGATGATGGCGGACGTCATCGGCGCGGTCGAGGACGCCTTCGCCGCCTACGAGCGCGGGGACGCACAGATGCCGGCGAAGTCCTACATCGACCTCCCCCAGTACAACGGGGACTTCCGGTCGATGCCCGCATACTTAGACGCGGGTAACTGGGACGCCGCCGGGCTAAAGTGGGTCAACGTCCACCCCGACAACCCTGCTGACCACGACCTGCCGACCGTAATGGGGACGATGATCTACTCCGACCCCGAAACTGCGTTCCCGCTCGCGGTGATGGACGGCACCGAACTCACGATGAAGCGTACCGGCGCGGCGGCCGCCGTCGCTACGGACTACCTGGCCGTCCAGGACGCGACGAGCCTGGGCATCGTCGGCGCCGGCGTCCAGTCGTACACCCAGCTCGACGCAATCGCCCAGATTCGTCCCATCGAGGAGGTCGTTGTCAGCGACCTGGACGACGAGCGTGTCCGGCGATTTATCGAGACCTACGGCGACGACTTCGACGTCCGCGAGGGATCGATCAGTGAGGCCGGTCACTGCGACGTGCTCTCGACGGTGACGCCCGTCGAGACGCCAATCGTCGGTCCCGACGACGTCGCCGAGCACACCCACATCAACGCGATGGGTGCCGACGCCGAGGGCAAGCACGAACTGGCCGACGACCTCCTCCGGGGTGCTCGTATCGTCATCGACGACCACAAGCAGTGCACTCACTCCGGCGAGATCAACGTCCCCTACAACGAGGGCGTCCTCACCGACGACGACATTTACGGCGAGATCGGCCAGCTCGTCGTCGGCGAGAAGACCGGCCGCGACGCCGATACGGGCGTCACCGTCTTCGACTCGACCGGCCTCGCTATCCAGGACGTCGCAGCCGCTCACGTCGTCTACGAGCAGGCCGCGAGCAACGAGAACGGCTCGCCGTTCGACCTCGTCGGCGTCCAGGAGTAG
- a CDS encoding RlmE family RNA methyltransferase, which yields MGRGKDDYYNRAKQQGYRSRAAYKLKQLDDLESLIEGGDTVVDLGAAPGGWLQVAAEKVGPRGRVIGVDLQRIKDLDDSELADRTETLRGDMTQEKTLKRVLDAADGPVDCVVSDMAPNMSGEYSLDQARSLHLARMAFETALELLDTGGNFAVKVFEGPDVDALRADIEAEFQYVRATSPDASRQSSSEIYLLAKGRLTAPVEVGEELEVEIIDTGSEGDGIASVEGYRLFVAGTEEGETVRVRVEDVKPNFGFAELLE from the coding sequence ATGGGACGAGGGAAAGACGACTACTACAACCGCGCGAAACAGCAGGGGTACCGCTCGAGAGCGGCCTACAAACTCAAACAACTCGACGACCTGGAGTCGCTAATCGAGGGCGGCGACACCGTCGTCGACCTCGGGGCGGCCCCCGGCGGCTGGCTCCAGGTCGCCGCCGAGAAGGTCGGCCCCCGTGGACGAGTCATCGGCGTCGACCTTCAGCGGATCAAGGATCTCGATGATTCCGAACTCGCCGACCGCACGGAAACGCTCCGGGGCGACATGACCCAGGAAAAGACCCTGAAGCGAGTCCTGGACGCCGCGGACGGCCCCGTCGACTGCGTCGTCTCGGACATGGCACCGAACATGTCCGGGGAGTACTCGCTAGACCAGGCGCGCTCGCTTCACCTCGCCAGGATGGCCTTCGAGACGGCCCTCGAGTTGCTCGATACGGGGGGCAACTTCGCGGTGAAGGTGTTCGAGGGGCCGGACGTGGACGCCCTCCGGGCGGACATCGAGGCGGAGTTCCAGTACGTTCGAGCGACCAGTCCCGACGCCTCGCGGCAGTCCTCCTCCGAGATTTACTTGCTCGCCAAGGGACGCCTGACAGCACCAGTTGAGGTGGGCGAGGAACTCGAGGTCGAGATTATCGACACGGGATCGGAGGGCGACGGTATCGCGTCGGTGGAGGGGTACCGGCTGTTCGTCGCCGGGACCGAGGAGGGAGAGACGGTCCGGGTTCGCGTCGAGGACGTCAAACCGAACTTCGGGTTCGCGGAACTGCTCGAGTAG
- a CDS encoding Rid family detoxifying hydrolase: MKRIISTDDAPAAVGAYSQGTTDDSIVFTAGQIPLTPDGELLDDEPIDVQTEQALDNVEAVLEEAGAAMGDVLKMTVLLDDIEEFEAMNEVYASYFDDEPPARSAFEVANLPKGVGIEIEAIASLE, from the coding sequence ATGAAGCGCATCATCAGCACGGACGACGCGCCGGCGGCCGTCGGCGCCTACAGCCAGGGAACGACCGACGACTCGATCGTCTTCACTGCAGGCCAGATCCCGCTCACGCCCGACGGCGAATTGCTCGACGACGAGCCGATCGACGTCCAGACCGAGCAGGCCCTCGACAACGTCGAGGCCGTCCTCGAGGAAGCGGGCGCGGCCATGGGCGATGTGCTCAAAATGACCGTCCTCCTGGACGACATCGAGGAGTTCGAGGCGATGAACGAGGTCTACGCGAGCTACTTCGACGACGAGCCGCCGGCCCGAAGCGCCTTCGAGGTCGCGAACCTGCCGAAGGGCGTCGGAATCGAGATCGAAGCGATCGCCAGCCTCGAGTAG